ATGATTTTGTAATTTGCTTATCGAAGAGCGGCAACACTCCCGAAATTAAAGTTTTAACTCCCCTGCTCAAACGCAAAGAAGTAAAATTAGCGGCTTTAGTGGGTAATGTAAACTCCTATCTGGCCCAAAATGCCGATTTTGTATTAAATGCCACGGTAGCAAAAGAAGCCTGCCCGCACAACCTGGCGCCCACCTCCAGTACCACGGCAGCCCTAGCTCTGGGCGATGCTTTAGCCATTTGTTTGTTAGAAGCCCGCAACTTTAGTACCCGCGATTTTGCCGAACTGCACCCCGGTGGCTCTTTGGGCAAGCAGCTGTATTTAAAGGTAAGCGATATTTACAAACAGCATGAGGTACCGATGGTTAGCGAAAAGGCGAACCTAAAAGAAATAATTATTCAGATTTCTTCTAAACGGTTAGGCGCTACAGCCGTATTGGAATCCGGGAGCGGTACTTTAACCGGTATTATTACCGATGGCGATTTGCGGCGCATGCTTACCAACTACGAATCGTTGGAAACCATTACAGCCGCCGACATTATGACCCGGAACCCGTTAAC
The sequence above is a segment of the Adhaeribacter swui genome. Coding sequences within it:
- a CDS encoding KpsF/GutQ family sugar-phosphate isomerase, with the protein product MNIAKNIKFIAKKVLEDEAIAIQNLISFINSDFEACVDAILAIKGRVVVTGIGKSAIIASKIVATLNSTGTPAMFMHAADAIHGDLGMIQADDFVICLSKSGNTPEIKVLTPLLKRKEVKLAALVGNVNSYLAQNADFVLNATVAKEACPHNLAPTSSTTAALALGDALAICLLEARNFSTRDFAELHPGGSLGKQLYLKVSDIYKQHEVPMVSEKANLKEIIIQISSKRLGATAVLESGSGTLTGIITDGDLRRMLTNYESLETITAADIMTRNPLTIDEDEYATAALALMQKKNITQLIVTKSSIFTGFIHLHDLLKEGLV